GACTGCCCTAGTAGAGCAACCAGAGGTTTGGGCATCCATCTATACAAGCGCTGTGGCAGAACATCAGAGGCGTTGGGAAACAAAAGATTGAACTGACAGTAAGCATATTTTTGGATGAGTTGACGTTGACGCTCAGTTAAAGGTTGGGGAGTCATTGAACACCTCTCTATATAAATCATTGTGAGTGAGTTGACTGTTTATTTGTGAAATGAGGGGAAAGACTTTAGTAACTGCGTTACCTAGCGGCTTACACAAGCGCGATACTTCCAAGTTCTGCACGTTGTTTATTGTTTGCCGCTGGTAGATTCAAGTGCCAATTGGCGCTTGAAATCTAAACCAAAACAAAAGTGCAGATTCGGCGATTATCAGTGGAAGCAACGTGAGCGATCGCTGACTTGAACTAACCGCATAAGTCACACGATCAAAGACAATCCTTAAATTTGTGCATCAACTTAAAATCACCGTGCCGATGCAGCACGAATGAGATTGCCTTTTTAGCTAGCCGATTATGAAGTGCAGAGGAATTTATCCCTTCAGATAGCTCGTGACTTCATACTAGAATACCTAAAAAATCGACTAGTACTTCACTCATATAATCAAGCTTCTGTCAATGCGTAAGTCCTAATTCTGTTGAATAAGTTCGTTCAAGCAGCAAATCGGTTACTGAATATGCAAAGTATTTGAAGTTTCAGGTCTATGATACTATAGGAATCCAAGCACTAGAATAAGTTATTTTTTTAACCTAAACAAGTAGTAATTATTACACCAAAGTAGTGATGATAAAAGATTATAAAGGATGCAATTACTGTCTGCATTATCGCCCTGATGGAACCTGTGTTGCTTTTGACCCTGATTTTATTCCAATAACGATTGCTTCAGGGCAAACAAAACATATCCAACCTTTACCAAATCAGGGAAATACGATTGTTTATGAGCCAGCAGAAAAATCTATATTCTCCAGGTTGGATGAGTTTTGGATGAATAACAAGCTGATGCGTGAAAGAATAGAGGTTATAGAAGGCGACATCACTCAGCAACAAGTGGATGCCATCGTCAATGCTGCGAATGAATCCCTAATGGCTGGTGGTGGGGTTTGTGGAGCTATCCATCGTGCTGCTGGGTTAGGGCTTGAGGAAGAATGTCTAAAACTGAAGGTTTGCACCGAAGGCGATGCCAAAATAACAAAGGGCTACAATCTCCCAGCAAAGTGGGTTATTCACACGGTTGGGCCAGTATGGGAAGGTGGTAGGTATGAAGAACGTAAAGTGCTGGCTCAGTGCTATCGCAATTGCTTTGCTTTAGTAGAGCAATATAAAATTAAAACCGTAGCATTTCCATCTATCAGTACAGGAGCCTATGGCTTCCCGGTAGAGAAAGCAGCAAAAATCGCAGTTGCTGAAGCTAGACGTTTTCTGGAGCGAAACACCTCAGTTGGGAAGATAATGTTTGTTTGCTATGAAAAGCAGACTTATGACCACTACACTACCAATCTAGGTGAAATTCTGCCAGCCAAACCCTAGTGAATTACTTCAGAAAAATATTTACAATTGTCATCTAATGGCCTATTTTTTTCATAAATAATCAGTTTCTTCTAGAGCGGCTACGAGGAGAAAAATATCAAGAGATAACTCGCAGGAAATTCATAGCCAAAAATCTAAACATTTAAGCTAGCTACGTTGTGCAATCAACAAAACTCCTGAAAAGCGCGATCGCATTCTGAGCATGGTTGGTTATTTTCCATCCAGCAGAAAACTGATTATGGGTAAAATGGAGCGTTTAGGTAACGAATAATTGCAAAAGACGCGATCGCTCCTTTGTCTCTGGGCTGTTAAAATAACGCCGCGATGATGCCAGAAAATGGCAAACTAGATAGATAAGTTTTGTTAACGCAGCGATTCCCTGCTGCGCTTCTA
This DNA window, taken from Coleofasciculus sp. FACHB-1120, encodes the following:
- a CDS encoding O-acetyl-ADP-ribose deacetylase, giving the protein MIKDYKGCNYCLHYRPDGTCVAFDPDFIPITIASGQTKHIQPLPNQGNTIVYEPAEKSIFSRLDEFWMNNKLMRERIEVIEGDITQQQVDAIVNAANESLMAGGGVCGAIHRAAGLGLEEECLKLKVCTEGDAKITKGYNLPAKWVIHTVGPVWEGGRYEERKVLAQCYRNCFALVEQYKIKTVAFPSISTGAYGFPVEKAAKIAVAEARRFLERNTSVGKIMFVCYEKQTYDHYTTNLGEILPAKP